The genomic region ACTCCTCAAGCAGATGCGCGAAAAATCCGGATTTACCCAGGAAGAACTGGCAATTAAACTGGATACTAAGAAATCTGCAATATCAAGAATAGAAAACCATGCTGAAGATATTCGGCTATCGACTCTGGAAAAATACGCGCGTGTTCTCGGGATGAAACTTCAAATCAGTATCGCAAATAACTGATATCCCTTTCCATTTTTAAATCTATATTGCGTACCTAACAGCGGGCTACGTATCGTCGTTTCATTAGGTCTTGACAATAGGATAATCCCTGAGTGCCTAAATTTTCTTGGACACGATTAGAGTTAAAATAGACTCTAAACAGAAAGGAAGAGAGAATTATGACAACAGTAGGAGAAGGGATTAAAACCGAAGTTAGCCC from bacterium harbors:
- a CDS encoding helix-turn-helix transcriptional regulator → LLKQMREKSGFTQEELAIKLDTKKSAISRIENHAEDIRLSTLEKYARVLGMKLQISIANN